A region from the Diadema setosum chromosome 13, eeDiaSeto1, whole genome shotgun sequence genome encodes:
- the LOC140236506 gene encoding CMP-N-acetylneuraminate-poly-alpha-2,8-sialyltransferase-like — MSRLIALFIDDIASPLAIAFRNFVITNNEAARFTEASMTTRRKYHRVPMSAYKRSGPTETLTIFIILTAVVAFTILMTYLGGNAKELLAVQAKHVETSVVEKVPKPPPPAEPMAPDISGDHFTYKLWQFTESVAEKVFFYQHFLQSAWRPNATNLLHWRSELLKSTGNFSSGRNFIVTTKNFKENSSLIYYLNRKPRRGPMRHYKSTHSFFKKLPPESPLENKKFKRCSLVGNSGILLGSQCGRDIDSSEYVFRCNAAPLLKYRDHAGMKSNITTMNPSIIERKFASVKHPANVTSFMHMTSQYHGQVWLPCFGVEAHHVSCLRALDVYNQTEPELVVGHPDHYRLIWEFWKSRKLGKAALSTGFYLTQMALTVCEETHLYGFWPFPVYFDEEPGDMRQVPYHYFDDLKFSKAHDMNHEFLVLLQMHKLGLLRLHVGKCS; from the exons ATGAGTCGCCTTATCGCGCTGTTCATCGACGACATCGCCTCGCCTCTAGCAATCGCCTTTCGAAATTTTGTGATCACCAACAATGAAGCCGCAAGATTCACTGAAGCAAGCATGA CTACCCGACGAAAGTATCATCGCGTCCCGATGAGCGCCTACAAGCGTTCGGGACCCACGGAGACGCTCACTATTTTCATCATCCTCACAGCTGTCGTTGCCTTTACCATTCTGATGACGTATCTCGGAGGGAACGCCAAGGAACTCCTTGCCGTCCAGGCcaagcatgtcgagacgtccgTGGTCGAAAAGGTTCCAAAACCTCCCCCACCGGCAGAACCGATGGCCCCGGATAT ATCGGGGGATCATTTCACGTATAAGTTATGGCAGTTCACGGAAAGTGTAGCAGAGAAAGTGTTCTTCTACCAGCACTTTTTACAGTCGGCCTGGAGGCCTAATGCTACCAACCTATTACACTGGAG ATCCGAACTCCTGAAATCGACTGGAAATTTTTCTTCCGGGAGAAACTTTATCGTGACAACGAAGAACTTCAAAGAGAATTCCTCGTTGATATACTATCTCAATAGAAAGCCCAGGAGAGGACCGATGCGGCATTATAAATCGACCCATTCCTTCTTCAAAAAATTACCACCG GAGTCACCTCTTGAAAACAAGAAATTCAAGCGATGCAGTCTTGTAGGCAACAGTGGAATATTGCTGGGAAGTCAGTGTGGAAGAGACATAGACAGCTCCGAATATGTGTTCAG GTGCAACGCCGCCCCTCTGTTGAAGTATAGGGACCACGCTGGCATGAAGAGTAACATCACCACGATGAATCCAAGCATCATCGAGCGAAA GTTTGCCTCAGTGAAACATCCGGCGAATGTGACGTCATTCATGCACATGACCTCGCAGTATCACGGCCAAGTATGGCTGCCGTGCTTCGGAGTCGAGGCGCACCACGTGTCCTGTTTGAGGGCGCTAGACGTCTACAACCAGACCGAGCCCGAGCTCGTGGTGGGTCACCCGGATCATTACCGGCTCATCTGGGAATTCTGGAAGAGCAGGAAGTTGGGGAAAGCTGCTTTGTCCACAG GTTTCTACCTAACACAAATGGCGCTGACCGTCTGCGAGGAAACGCACCTCTACGGCTTCTGGCCCTTCCCTGTTTACTTCGACGAAGAACCGGGCGACATGCGCCAGGTGCCGTATCACTACTTCGACGATCTCAAGTTCTCGAAAGCGCACGATATGAACCACGAGTTCCTCGTCCTTTTACAGATGCACAAACTTGGCCTTCTTCGATTGCACGTTGGCAAGTGTTCATGA